The window TAGATGACAGGACTCTAAATAACCTGATAGATAAAGCAGCCCTTGAAACTTTTGGGGGAGAAGCTGATACGTCTAAAACTCGAAACTTGCTTGGCCAGAAAGATATTGCAACATTATTAGACGAGGGCGGGGTTGATTTTGGCTCGCATACGTGTCGCCACTTACGACTTGATAAGATAGAAAGCGATGATGAGCTAGAATACGAGATAGCCGAGTCCAGACAAAAAATTGCACAATCAACAGGAAAGCAACCTAAGTTTTTTTGCTACCCCAATGGAAATACTTCAGAAAAAGGCGTGCAGGTTGTAGCCCAAAACTATAATGCCGCCTGTACAACGAAACAGGGCGCAAACACCCCTGATACCCCATTGATGCAGTTGAGACGCCACAACCTACATGACGGCAATGCCTCATCAAAAATAAGTTTCTTCGCAACATTAAGCAATGGGTAACGCAATGAAGAGTTCACGCCGTCACCTAACACACATTGCATCAGGAGATGTCTGGGCTGGCGCAGAAAAACAACTATATGAACTATGTAAGGCCTTAGTCTCAACGAATAGCCTGAACATATCGGCCATATTATTCAATGAGGGAGTTCTAGCCGACAAACTTCGTCAACTCAACATTGACGTTACTATTGCTGATGAAGCAAAGCTATCTCCACTATCCATGATACGCAATATTCGCAATCACTTTATTAGACATGCTAGTAGCATTCTGCATACACACGGCTTTAAAGAGAACATTTTAGGCGTTATTGCAAGTATAAAGACACCAGTTACCAGCCTGGTACGCACAATTCATGGAGGCTCCGAGTCAAATGTTTCGTGGAATAAGCCTCACAAAAAAGTTACGCATATTGCAGACCAATTACTGACAAGACACAAAGTCGACCGAATTGTGGCCGTTTCTGGACCACTATATCAGTTACTCAGCGAAAGGCACCCAAACAAGGTCGTTAAGATCTTTAATTTTATCGATAGCCGCGAGCTTGAAGCGCTCTCCTCAAATAAGCAGCCAAACGAAACCTTTACAATTGGAATAGTCGGCCGCCTGGCTCCAGTTAAACGAATAGACTTATTTGTTGAAACAATCAAAGAGCTGCATAAAAAGGGGCATCATGAGATCAAAGGCAAGATAATTGGAGATGGCCCATTACGCAAGTCTACCGAGGAACTCGTCCGCCAAGAAAATCTGAGCCAGTATATTGAATTCACAGGCTTTGTAGATCCCTCTACACCAGAAATAGCCAACCTGGATCTACTGCTAATGACATCTGATCATGAGGGTTTGCCAATGACGCTGCTTGAGGCCCTGGCCCTGAAAGTGCCAGTGGTTGCGCACAATGTGGGAGGTATTCCCGAAGCGCTCAACTCTGGCTCCGCAGGCCTATTAGTCGATGACCATTCCGCTTTGGGTTATGCTACCGCCGTCGATAAAGTACTCAACAACCCCGCTGAGAGAGAGCGAATGCAAATGAACGGACTGAGTTACTTGAGAGAAAACTTTGATTCAGTCAAGAAGTCACGCGAGTATCTCAACCTCTATTTCCAATTATTAGGTCAGGAACTATCTAGATGACTCAAGAAAATATCGTCTGGCACGATTTTAAGCTAAAGAAGCAAGATCGTGCAGACATAAAGAACCAACAACCATGTCTTGTCTGGTTTACTGGGCTAAGTGGATCAGGTAAATCCACTGTATCAAATGCTTTAGACATGGCGTTGCACAAACGCGGCTATCACACATATGTGCTAGATGGAGATAATGTTCGTCACGGACTGAATAAAGACTTAACTTTTTCAGACAGAGACCGAGTAGAGAATATTCGTCGCGTGGGCGAAGCCAGCAAATTACTTGTTGATGCTGGCTTAATTGTCATGACTGCGTTTATTTCACCATTTCGTGATGATCGGAAGATGGTTCGCTCTCTATACGAGCCAGGCGAATTCATTGAGGTCTTTGTCAACACTCCTATTGAGGTTTGCGAGCAAAGAGACCCCAAAGGGCTTTATCAAAAGGCCAGACAAGGCGCTATAAAAAACTTCACAGGAATAGACTCCCCCTATGAACCCCCTGAGAGCCCTGACTTAGTTATCGACACCAGCAAGGAAACCACGGAAGAGTCTGTGGCGGGCATTATCGCTTTCCTGGAAGCAAGGAATGTTATAACCCCATCAACTGACAGCGATAAATGACTAAAATTTTAATTTTATATCACTGCGAAGCAAATACAGGCTATGCGATAGGCTCTTTGGAAAAAGTATTCTGGAGCATGGCCTTACGCTTAGCTGGGTCGCCAGACAACATCCACCTGTGCTACCCCGGATATAGCAATGGATACCCCGGCTATACTCCGGAAGGATTTGGCAATTTCGTGGAGTTTTCTGACAGACAGGACGCGACGGATAAAATTGAATTATTTGCCTCATACCTGAAAGAAAACAATATCAACGTTATTTTCGGCTTCGACCAACCTGTTTCGCTTCCCTACTATAAAGCGGCTCGTTTAGCAGGTGTTAGCTCCTTTATTTCTTATTGGGGGGCCCCTATGAGCAGCATCAATAGCGGCCTCAAACTACTATTAAAGAAGCTGGACGTAATGCGTTATAGGCATGGGCCCGATCTCTATATATTTGAGTCGGAAGCCATGCGGCAGTCGGCTTATCTTGGTCGCGGCGTACCTGAAGAAAAAACCGCCCTTTGCCACCTGGGGGTAGATACAGAAAAATATCACCCTGATGCGGAAGATCAATATTACGCTCACGATCTATTTGGCATCCCTAGAGATAAGCAATTACTTTTCTATTCTGGACACTTTGAGGAGCGCAAAGGGGTTCGAGTTATAGCGGAAGCCGCCAATATTATCGCAGCTCAGCGCGACGACATAGTCTTCATACTATTTGGAAATCGTAACGATGAGGCTGCCCCTTATCAGGCGCTATTAAACGAAAAGTCGTCAAAGCAGGTTATTTTTGGCGGTTACCGTTCGGATTTACATAGGGTCCATCGCAGCTGCAAAGCGGGTATTATCGCATCCACAGGGTGGGACTCGTTCACTATGTCCTCCATTGAAATGCAAGCCTCGGGACTTCCTCTTCTTGTATCGAACTTACAAGGCCTGAGAGAAACAATTGTTGATGGAGAGACTGGCCTTCTATTTTCGCCAGGTTCTGCAGCGGAGCTTGCTGAACGAGTTCAGACGCTGCTCGGCAAGGCCATCAACATCAAGAAAATGAGCCAAAATGCCGTGTCACGCATACAAAGCCAATTCTCTACAGAGATTCAAATCCAGAACTTAACAAGCCTGACAAAGCAGCAACTAACTCGAAGCAAATAGCCTGTATTCCTCTACAGCTTTCTAATTACTCGGAAACAAACCATGTCAAATAGCCTCTACCTCAAGACTATCGAAGGAATAAACAGAGTAAAGCGAGTCGCAACTAAGAAATACAGCTCAGTATTAGGCACAATTAAAGGGAATAAAATTACTGCGTATTGGTGGAACGGTGAAACCAACTTTGGCGACCTTATTACCCCAGAGCTGCTTAAGTATTACGGTTTTACCCCCGTCCATGCCTCCGCTTTAAGCTGTGAAGTCTTATCTACAGGTAGCATTCTGCAATTTTCCTCCATTAACTACAAAGGCCATATTTTAGGATCAGGTTTGATAAAGGACCTTGAGTTTCCTATGCCTGAAGCGCACGTTCTCGCAGTCAGAGGGAGCCTTACCAGAGACAGAATCAAAGCCC is drawn from Hahella sp. KA22 and contains these coding sequences:
- a CDS encoding glycosyltransferase family 4 protein, which produces MKSSRRHLTHIASGDVWAGAEKQLYELCKALVSTNSLNISAILFNEGVLADKLRQLNIDVTIADEAKLSPLSMIRNIRNHFIRHASSILHTHGFKENILGVIASIKTPVTSLVRTIHGGSESNVSWNKPHKKVTHIADQLLTRHKVDRIVAVSGPLYQLLSERHPNKVVKIFNFIDSRELEALSSNKQPNETFTIGIVGRLAPVKRIDLFVETIKELHKKGHHEIKGKIIGDGPLRKSTEELVRQENLSQYIEFTGFVDPSTPEIANLDLLLMTSDHEGLPMTLLEALALKVPVVAHNVGGIPEALNSGSAGLLVDDHSALGYATAVDKVLNNPAERERMQMNGLSYLRENFDSVKKSREYLNLYFQLLGQELSR
- the cysC gene encoding adenylyl-sulfate kinase — its product is MTQENIVWHDFKLKKQDRADIKNQQPCLVWFTGLSGSGKSTVSNALDMALHKRGYHTYVLDGDNVRHGLNKDLTFSDRDRVENIRRVGEASKLLVDAGLIVMTAFISPFRDDRKMVRSLYEPGEFIEVFVNTPIEVCEQRDPKGLYQKARQGAIKNFTGIDSPYEPPESPDLVIDTSKETTEESVAGIIAFLEARNVITPSTDSDK
- a CDS encoding glycosyltransferase family 4 protein produces the protein MTKILILYHCEANTGYAIGSLEKVFWSMALRLAGSPDNIHLCYPGYSNGYPGYTPEGFGNFVEFSDRQDATDKIELFASYLKENNINVIFGFDQPVSLPYYKAARLAGVSSFISYWGAPMSSINSGLKLLLKKLDVMRYRHGPDLYIFESEAMRQSAYLGRGVPEEKTALCHLGVDTEKYHPDAEDQYYAHDLFGIPRDKQLLFYSGHFEERKGVRVIAEAANIIAAQRDDIVFILFGNRNDEAAPYQALLNEKSSKQVIFGGYRSDLHRVHRSCKAGIIASTGWDSFTMSSIEMQASGLPLLVSNLQGLRETIVDGETGLLFSPGSAAELAERVQTLLGKAINIKKMSQNAVSRIQSQFSTEIQIQNLTSLTKQQLTRSK